GCCTCGACGTCGTCCGTCTCGGTGTCCTTCGCTGCCGCTGTGCGTGCCTTGGTGTTCGTGCCTGGAGTCACGTCTCGCCTTTCACCGACGGTTCCCGAACCCTCGCCGGTCGTCTTCGGACACTAGTAAGACCCTTGTCAAGTCCCCCCGAGCCGCACGAAGCGGTCACGACACGGTTGACAACGGGTCAGAGCGTCCATTATCGCATACTCGTCGCGCGGGCACGGTGAAGCGTCCGCGCGCCTTGTGTCTTCCAACGCCCGGCGCGTCGACGGAATTCCCTCAGGAGCCGAACGGGTCCTCGTCGGGCGAAGGCCGCGTGGCCAGGAACCGCTCGAGTTCGGCGGCGAGCTCATCCGCGCTGGGAAGATCGCCGGTGTGCACCATCGCCGTGGCGTTGGTGGATCCGGCCATGTAGGAGTCGTAGCGCTCCTCGAGCTGCTCGACCATGCGCGTGAGCTCCTCGCTGGCCACGACCTGCTCGTCGACCTTCGTGAGGTAGTCCTTGTTCTCTTCGCGCAGCGCGTCCCCGTTGAAGACGAGGCCGGTGGCCGCGGTGAGCGAGTCCAGCGCCGCCAGAGCGGCCGCCGGGTACTCCGTGTCGGCGAGGTAATGGGGCACGAGCAGGACGAACGAGGCCACCGGCGTGCTCGAGGCCGCGAGCCGGTACTCGATGAGGTGCCCGGCGGTCGCGGGGACCTCGGTCTGCGGCTGCCACACCGAGTGCGCCGCCGTGAGCTCGGTGCGCGTGCCGCTCACCGTGGTGCCGAGCGGCCGCGTGTGGGGCACCGGCATCGGGATGGCATGGACCCACGTCACCGTCGAGACCTCGTACTCCGCGCACAGCTGGAGCACGGCCTGCGTGAACGCATCCCAGGCGAAGTCCGGCTCGTAGCCGGCGAGCACCAGGAACGGCTGCCCCACGCTGTCGTGCGCGAGCGAGAGCTCGAGCCGCGCGGGACGGAAGTCGCTCAGGTGGTCCTTGTCGAAGGCGACGATCGGGCGGCGCGCCCGGTAGTCCAGCAGCGTGTCGTTGGCGAACACCGCCAGCGGCGTCGGATCCAGATCGTCGCGCACGAACGACACGACCTGGCTCACGGCGCTGCCCGCGTCGGTGAATCCGGTCAGCGCGATCACCAGCGGCAGACCCCGCGGCACCGGCGGAGCCGTCGCCGCGCGCTCGAAGATCGGTCCCGGGAACGGCATGTCTTCAATGCTACGAGCCGGGCGCGGACCTCGGTCGGCGTGACGTCCCGCTCTCAGCGAACACGACGTCCCTAGGATGGGAGTCATGTCGCTCCCCGACCTCGAGTACCGCACCGAGCCCATTCGAGAGTCCGACGCAGACGCCCTCCTGCTGGCGCTGCCGCCGCTCTCCGAGATCCCCGAGGAGGTCCTGTCCGACTGGCCGGGGCTGGCCGCCGCTCTCGAGGCGACCGGGTTCACCGGCGCACCGTCGTCCTTCCAGCGCGTCTACGCGCCCGAGGCCACGACGCTCCCCATCGCGGTCGTCGGCACGGGGGCCGACCCCGACGCCACGGCCGTCCGCCTCGCCGTCGGAGCCGCCGTCCGCACGCTCACCGGGTTCGAGAAGGTCTCGGTCGCCGCACCGGCCGCGCCCGCGCTGTGGCGCGCCGTCGCCGAGGGAGCCGCGCTGGGCGGCTACCGGTTCGACGGCTACAAGTCGGAGGCGCCGAAGCCCCGCGCCTCCGCCGTGTTGGTGCACGGCGACGATGCCCCGGACGCCGACGCGCTGGACGCCGTCCGCGCCGAATCGGACGCGGTCGCGCTCGTCAAGGACCTCGTGTCGATCCCGGCCGAGTGGCTCGGCCCGGCCGATTTCGCGGTGCGCGCCGAGCAGGCCGTCGACGGACTGCCCGTGACGGTCGAGGTCTACGACGAGAGCGCCCTGCGCGCCGGCGGCTTCGGAGGCATCCTCGGCGTCGGGCAGGGCTCGGATCGCCCGCCGCGCCTGATCCGTCTCGCGTATGCGCCCGAGGGCGCGCCGCGCCACGTCGCGCTCGTCGGCAAGGGCATCACGTTCGACACCGGCGGTCTCTCGCTCAAGCCGTCGTCGTCGATGGTGGGCATGAAGTACGACATGGCCGGCGCCGCCACTGTGCTGGCCGTCCTGCGCGCGGTCGCCTCGGTGGGCGCACCGGTCGCCGTCACGGCCTGGCTGTGCGTCGCCGACAACATGCCGTCCGGGCGCGCCACCCGCCCGGGCGATGTGCTGCGGATGGCCGACGGGACGACCGTGGAGGTCCTCAACACGGATGCCGAGGGCCGGCTCGTGCTCGCCGACGGTCTCGTCGCCGCGAGCCGCGAGAAGCCGGACGCGATCGTCGACGTCGCCACCCTGACCGGCGCGATCACGGTCGCCCTGGGAACGCGCCACACCGGCGTCATGGGCGACGACGCGGCCGTCGCCGAGTATCTGGCGGCCGCCGCCGACGTCGGCGAGCTCGCGTGGCAGCTGCCGCTGCCCGATCACATGGTCGAGGAGCTGGACTCGCCCATCGCGGACCTCCAGAACGCCAAGATCGGCGACACCGCGGGCGGATCGATGTTCGCGGGACTCTTCCTGCGCCACTTCGTCGGCCGCGTCGACGACGGCGAAGACGCGCCGCGGATCCCGTGGGTGCACCTGGACATCGCCGGCGCGGGCTGGAACAAGGGCGGCCCGTACGGCTACACCGAGAAGGGGCCGACCGCGGCGTCGGTCCGCAGCCTCATCCGGTTCCTCACGACCGAGCGCCCCGCATGAGCGATCACGCCTTCGACCTGGTCGTGCTCGGCGGGGGAAGCGGCGGGTACGCCGCGGCGCTGCGCGCGGCCGAACTCGGGCGATCGGTGGCCCTGATCGAGAAGTCGCTGGTCGGCGGCACCTGCCTGCACCGCGGGTGCATCCCGACCAAGGCGCTGCTCCACGCGGCCGAAGTTGCGGAGTCGGCTCGGCACGGCTCGGCCATCGGCATCCGCACGTCCTTCGAGGGCGTGGACGCGGCCGCGGTCCGCTCGTATCGCGAAGGCATCGTGCACAAGAAGCACAAGGGCCTCGAAGGACTCATCAAAGCGCGCGGCATCACCGTCGTGGCAGGCGAGGGCCGCCTCGAGCCCGGCCCGCGGGTGCGCGTGGGAGAGGACACCTACACCGGCGCGGACGTGGTCCTCGCGACCGGCTCCACCAGCAGGACGCTGCCCGGCCTCGAGCTCGGCGGCCGCATCATCGCCAGCGAGCACGCGCTCGACCTCGAGGAGGTCCCCCGCAGCGCGATCATCCTCGGCGGCGGCGTCATCGGCGTCGAGTTCGCGAGCATCTGGCGCTCCTTCGGCGTGGACGTCACGATCGTCGAAGCGCTCGACCACCTGCTCCCGGCCGAGGACGTCGCCTCGAGCAAGGCTCTGGAGCGCGCGTTCCGGCGACGGGGCATCACGCAGCGTCTCGGCGTGCGCTTCGGCTCGGCGAGCCAGACCGCGGACGCGGTGAGCGTCGAGCTCGCCGACGGCACCAGCCTCACGGCGGACGTGCTGCTCGTGGCCGTGGGGCGCGGCCCCGCCACGGCCGGCATGGGATTCGAGGATGCCGGCATCGAGCTCGAGCGCGGCTTCGTGCGCACCGACGACCGGCTGCGCACGGGCGCCGCGCACGTGTGGGCCGTCGGCGACATCGTCCCCGGTCCCCAGCTGGCCCACCGGGGGTTCCAGCAGGGGATCTTCGTCGCCGAGGAGATCGCGGGCCTCGCGCCGGTGCTCGTCGCCGATGAGATGATCCCGAAGGTGGCATACTGCTCCCCCGAGGTCGCCTCGGTCGGGCTCACGGAGGCCGCCGCGGCGGAGTCGTTCGGCGCCGACGCGGTGCACGCGTACGAGTACAACCTCGCCGGCAACGGCAAGAGCGAGATCCTCGGCACGGCGGGCATCATCAAGGTCGTCCGCCGGGTCGACGGGCCCGTCGTCGGGGTCCACCTCGTGGGCGACCGCGTCGGCGAACTCATCACGGAGGCGCAGCTCGCCATCGGGTGGGAGGCCCATCCCGAGGACATCGCACCGTTCATCCATGCACACCCCACCCAGAGCGAAGCCCTCGGCGAAGCGTTCCTCGCGCTGGCAGGCAAGCCCCTGCACGCGCTGTGACGTCGCGGCATCGTTCGCATCACTAAGCTAGACACCAATCAGGAATCCTGAAGGAGACATCCCCATGAGCACTTCTGTGGTCCTCCCCGCGCTCGGCGAGAGCGTCACCGAGGGAACGGTCACCCGCTGGCTCAAGCAGGTCGGCGACACCGTCGAGGCCGACGAAGGACTGCTCGAGATCTCGACCGACAAGGTCGACACCGAGATTCCCTCGCCCGTCGGCGGCGTGATCGAAGAGATCCTCGTCCAGGAGGACGAGACGGTCGAGGTGGGCGCCGTGCTCGCCAAGATCGGCGACGGCTCGGCCGCCGCCGCTCCGGCGCCGGCCGCCGAGGCCGCTCCAGCGCCCGCCGCGGAGCCCGAGCCGGCTCCCGCACCCGCCGCAGAGCCGGCCCCCGCGGAGCCCGCGCCCGCCGCCGCGCCCGCCGCCTCGGGCGGCAAGGACGTCGTGCTCCCCGAACTGGGCGAGTCCGTGACCGAGGGCACCGTGACCCGCTGGCTCAAGCAGGTCGGCGAGGACGTCGCGGTCGACGAACCGCTGCTGGAGATCTCGACCGACAAGGTCGACACCGAGATCCCGTCGCCGATCGCCGGCACGCTGCAGGAGATCCTGGTCGCCGAAGACGAGACGGTCGCGGTCGGCTCGGTGCTGGCGCGCATCGGCGACGCGGCAGCCGCCGCCCCCGCCGAGCCCGCCCCCGCGGCAGCGCCCGAGCCCGCCCCCGCGGCAGCGCCCGAGCCCGCTCCGGCGCCCGAGCCCGCCCCTGCACCGGCCGCCGCTCCCGCTCCGGCCGCCGCACCGGCTCCTGCGCCCGCACCGGCCGCCGAGCCCGCCGCCGACGAGCAGGTCACCTACGTCACTCCGCTGGTGCGTCGTCTCGCCCAGCAGCAGGGCGTCGACCTCGCCTCGGTCACCGGCACCGGGGTCGGGGGACGCATCCGCAAGGAGGACGTCCTGAAGGCCGCGGAGGCGCCCGCGCCGGCCGCGGAGGCGCCCGCCGCGGCTCCGGTCGTCGAGGTCTCGCCGCTGCGCGGCACCACGCAGCCGATGTCGCGTCTGCGCAAGGTGCTGGCGGAGCGCGCCGTCGCCTCGATGCAGGCCACCGCGCAGCTGACGACGGTGGTCGAGGTCGACGTGACGAACGTCTCGGCGTACCGCGACAGCGTCAAGGCCGACTTCCTCGCCAAGACCGGCGACAAGCTGTCGTTCCTGCCGTTCTTCGCCCTCGCCGCCGCCGAGGCCCTCCAGGCCTATCCGGTGATCAACGCGACCGTCGACGGAGACCAGATCGTCTACCCGGCGACCGAGAACCTCTCCATCGCCGTCGACACCGAGCGCGGCCTGCTCACGCCGGTCCTCCGCGACGCCGCGAGCAAGAACCTCGCCGAGATCGCCCACGAGATCGCGGACCTCGCGGCACGCACGCGTGACAACAAGCTGAAGCCGGACGAGCTCGCCGGCGGAACCTTCACGCTCACCAACACCGGCTCGCGCGGCGCGCTGTTCGACACGCCGGTCGTGTTCCTCCCGCAGTCGGCGATCCTCGGCACCGGGACGGTCGTGAAGCGCCCCGGTCTGGTGAAGGTCGGCGGGCAGGACGCCATCGCCGTGCGCTCGTACGTGTACCTCGCGCTCTCGTACGACCACCGCATCATCGACGGCGCCGACGCCGCGCGCTTCCTGAGTGCCGTCAAGTCCCGCCTCGAGAACGCGGAGTTCGCCGCCCAGCTCGGCATCTGAGTCAGCCCTCCGATGGCTGCTGCGCGACGTCGTGAACGTCGCGCAGCAGCCATCGGTCTTCCTGGCGGACGATGACGGCGATCTGGGCGGGCTCCGCGCCGTCGGACGCCGTGATGCGGACGACCGCGACATCCCCGAAGTCCTCCAGCAGGTCGGCCCGCCGGTCGGCGCCGGCCAGGTCGACCGGCCCGGGGCCGAACCGCCGGGACGGGTCCGTCTGCACCGTCTCGAGACAGGTCGGGTGCGCGTCGCACAGGATGCGCGCGTCCAGCAGCCGCTGGGTGGCGGTCGCGAGATCCGTCTGAGGGTCGGCGTCGCTCGCGATCGGCGCGAGGTCGGCGGCTTCGACCGCCGCCTCGCCGCTTTCGGCCACCGTCGGCTCCAGGGCGTCCGCCGCGCCACGACCGCTTCCGGGCTCGGGCCACAGCAGCCCGCCGAGCAGGACGAGCGCGGCCGCTCCCGTCGCCACCGCCCATGCGCGGCGACGCTGCGGCGCACGGCGGGCCGACCGCCAGACCGCCGTCGTGATCCGCGAGAGGACGTCTGCGGCGTCCGCGTCGACGGATCGCGCCGCACGGGACAGCCAGCCGTCGGCGGTCGCGGCGTCCTCGGAGGATGTGACGGGGTCGGCGCCGCCCGGGAGCGTCTGCAGCGATCTCGCGAGCCGAGGTTCCAGGGAGTCGGTTCGCAGCGGCTCCGCCGGCGCCGACGCGAACAGCAGGGCTTCGGCTTCGTCGAGATCACGCGCCGAGATGCGCTCGGCGCCCAGCGTCGCGCGGACCCGTGACCAGGTGTCGGCGTCGGGGTCCGGGGAGATCCTGGTCAGCAGCCCGGAGCATGCGTCGAGGGCCGACGCGCCCCCGACGTCGGCGACGAGCACCGGTCGGCCGTCGGCGGTGAGCCACCACTGCGCCCGCGCGTGTCGCGCAGCCGGTTCGAGGTCCGCGATGCCGCGCAGTACGCTGACCGCGAGCGTGACCGCCTCCCCGAGTCGGAGCGGACGGAGGGCTCGCTCGCGCCGGTCGAGGAACCCGTCGACGGTCTCGGGGCAGTGCGGCAGCACGACGTCGTGACCGCCGGCGCGTCGCACGACGTCGACCGGTGCGAGAACGTGCCCCTGCGGCTCGGCGCGCCACCCGGGCCAGTCCGCGCCGCAGGAGAGGCCATCGACCATCACACAGGGGTCCTCGTCGCCGTGCCGGACCAGGATGCCGCCGTACGGCGCGTCCCGACCCGCCGTGAGATGCCGCAGCGTGCGATAGGGCGCCAGCGGAGACGGGTGCTCGGTCATGCCCCCACCGTCCCGCGCTGACGCCCGCGGGAGATCCGGCACGGTGCTCCTGTGGATGATCCGGCCGCACGGAGTCTGTGGGGAGGAAGCAGCGATGCGACGGGAAAAGGTAGTCTGGAGGGTATGGCAGCACGCAGTACCGCACCCGAGAAGCGGCCGGGCTTCTTCGCTCAGATCCGCACCCTCTACACCTTCACGCAGAAGACCTTCGGCTGGCTGCCGTTCCTCCTCGCGGGCATCCTCGTGCTCGGCACCGGCGCCGGCGTCGGCATCGGATTCCTCATCCCGCCCGTCGCGGTCTGGACCGTCATCCTGTGGGGCGTCACCGGCCTCATGGCCGGCATCCTCGGCTCGCCCATGATCATGACGCGCCTGTCGACCATCGCGATGTACCGCCAGATCGACGGCATGCCCGGGGCGGCGGGGCATGTCATGTCGACGGCGCTGGGGCGCAAGTGGCAGGCCAGCGACATGCCGGTGGGCGTGAACCCCAAGACGCAGGAGGCCGTCTACCGTGCGATCGGCCGCGGCGGCGTCGTCATCGTCGGCGAAGGCGCCCGCGGACGCCTGACGCGTCTCGTGAACGACGAGCGATCCAAGGCCCAGCGCGTCGCGCAGGGCGTCCCCGTCACCGTCCTGTACGTCGGCCACGGCGAGGACGAGGTCCCGATCTCGAAGCTGGCGCCGACCATCAAGAAGCTGCCGAAGAAGATCGACCGGGCCACGATGGCCGCCGTCATCAAGCGCATCGACTCGGTCTCGCAGTCCGTGACGTCGCTGCCGATCCCCAAGGGGATCGACCCGCAGCGCGTGCGCGCTCAGCGTCCCCGCTGAGCCCCCGCCGCCGGTTCGCCGCTCACGCCCGGACGAGGACCGTCCCGGCCGCCTTGTCGTGCAGTCCGCGCTGATCCGCGTCCCAGATGGCGGCGGGGATCACGATGATCAGCAGCGCCGTGCGCACGATCGGTCGCCACAGCCCGACCCACCCGCCGTCGACGCGCTGCAGGCGCAGTCCGAAGATCCGGTGCCCGGGGCTCCCCTGGACCGTCGGGATGAACGCGATCTGGATGATCGCGAAGATCGCGAGGATCGCCAGCGGATCCCAGCCGAAGAATCCTGAGATGAGGTACGCGGCGCCGTAGTCGAAGAAGAGGGCCGCGACGCGCCGGCCGAGCCGCCCGATCGAGCCGGATCCTTCACGAGGCAGTCCGAGCCGTTCTCCGGGGTAATCCTGGGGGACCTGTGTCACCTCCTCAGCGTACTCAGGCCGGTGTAACATGCTCGAAACAAACCGGTCACTGTCGGGCAATGCCCCACCGGTACGTTTCCTGCAAGCTCGCTTTGCGGGCGGCACTTCCCGATGCCCAGACCTCTGGAGAGTTCATGTTCAGTGATTCATCCGAGGTGCTGAAGTTCATCAAGGACGAGGACGTCAAGTTCCTCGACATCCGTTTCACGGATCTCCCTGGTGTGCAGCAGCACTTCAACATCCCGGCCTCCACCGTGGACGAGGAGTTCTTCACCGTCGGACAGCTGTTCGACGGTTCCTCCATCCGTGGATTCGCCAACATCCACGAGTCGGACATGCAGCTGATCCCGGATGTCTCGACCGCCTACCTCGACCCGTTCCGCGAGGCGAAGACCCTCGTGATGGTCTTCGACATCTACAACCCGCGCAACGGCGAGATCTACGCGAAGGACCCGCGCCAGGTCGCGAAGAAGGCCGAGAAGTACCTCGCTTCGACCGGCATCGCCGACACGGCGTTCTTCGCCCCCGAGGCCGAGTTCTACATCTTCGACGACGTCCGCTACGAGGTGAAGCAGAACTCCAGCTTCTACTCGGTCGACTCCGAGGAAGGCGCCTGGAACACCGGCCGCGTGGAAGAGGGCGGCAACCTCGCCAACAAGACCCCCTACAAGGGCGGCTACTTCCCCGTCTCCCCCGTCGACAAGACGGCGGACCTCCGCGACGACATCAGCCTCAAGCTGATCGAGGGCGGCCTCGAGCTGGAGCGTGCGCACCACGAGGTGGGCACCGGCGGCCAGCAGGAGATCAACTACAAGTTCGACACGATGGTCCACGCCGCGGACGACATCCTGAAGTTCAAGTACATCGTGAAGAACGTCGCCGAGCAGTGGGGCAAGGTCGCGACCTTCATGCCCAAGCCGCTCTTCGGCGACAACGGCTCGGGCATGCACACCCACCAGTCGCTGTGGCTCGACGGCAAGCCCCTCTTCTACGACGAGAAGGGCTACGGCGGTCTGTCGGACCTCGCCCGCTGGTACATCGGCGGTCTGCTGGCGCACGCGCCGGCCGTCCTCGCGTTCACCAACCCGACCCTCAACAGCTACCACCGTCTGGTGAAGGGCTTCGAGGCTCCGGTCAACCTGGTGTACTCGGCCGGCAACCGCTCGGCTGCCATCCGCATCCCGATCACGGGCACCAACCCCAAGGCCAAGCGCATCGAGTTCCGTGCGCCCGACGCCTCGGGCAACCCGTACCTCGCGTTCGCCGCGCAGATGATGGCCGGCATCGACGGCATCATCAACCGCATCGAGCCGCACGAGCCGGTGGACAAGGACCTCTACGAGCTGCCGCCCGAGGAGGCCAAGAACATCCCGCAGGTGCCGAACTCGCTTCTGGACTCGCTCGAGGCGCTCCGCGCCGACAACGAGTTCCTGACGCGCGGCAACGTGTTCACGCCCGAGCTGATCGAGACGTGGATCGAGTACAAGATCGAGAACGAGATCCAGCCGCTCGCGCAGCGTCCGCACCCGTTCGAGTTCGAGCTGTACTTCGGCGTCTGAGTCGCTCGACAGCACTCCCGAAGGGGCCCCGGTTTCACGACCGGGGCCCCTTCGGCGTGCGCGCGACATCTCCCCCGCTCGGACGCACGCGGCGCCGGGCGAGCGGTTCCCGTCAGCCGTAGAAGAGCTTCTCGAAGACGCGCCGTGCGCGCCGCGTCGCCCCCATGTAGGCCTCCTCGACCTGCGTCGCCGAGCGGGGCGGATACTCCAGCAGGCGACCGATGCCGTCCAGCCGCACCCTGTCGGTCGGCAGCACGTCGCTGGTCTGCCCCGACAGGAGGGTGTTCGCCGACCGCAGGCGACTGGCCAGGCGCCACGCCGAGGAGAGCCGCTCCGCGTCACTGGGGGCGACGATCCCCGCCGCCTCCGCCGCGCGCAGCGCCGCCATCGTCGAGGTCGTCCGCATCTCGGGGATGCGGTGGGCGTGCTGGAGCTGGAGCATCTGCACCAGCCACTCGACATCCGAGAGCGAACCGGGGCCGAGCTTGAGATGCCGTCGCGGATCGACGCCCTGCGGCAGACGCTCGTTCTCGACCCGCGCCTTGATGCGCTTGATCTCGCGCAGTCCCTGCGGGTCGGCGGCGGCCGGATAGCGCACCTCGTCGGCCAACGCCATGAAGTCGCGGATCAGCTTGACGCTGCCGGCGGCGCCCCGCGCCCGCAGGAGCGCCTGGGCCTCCCAGGACAGCGACCAGCGATGGTAGTACTCGGTGTAGCTGTCGAGCGACCGCACCATCGGGCCGCTGCGGCCCTCGGGGCGCAGGTCGGCATCCAGGTCGAGCGGGACGCGGTGGTCCTCGGAATGCCGTCGCAGCTCCTGGACGATGCGCGTGGCGAGTCGCCCGGCCCGCTCGGGATCGACGCCGTTCGCGCGGTACACGTAGAGGACATCCGCATCCGACCCGAATCCGAGTTCACTCCCGCCGAAGCGGCCCATCGCGATCACCGAGAAGTCGAGCTCGGCGTCCTCGGGCGGGACGACCTCTCGGCGGACCGCGCGCAGCGCCGCCTGGATGGTGACCTCGGTGATCGTCGTCAGCGAACGGGCGACGTCCTCGATGGTCGCCACGCCGACCATGCCCGCGATCGCGGTCCGCAGCAGCTCCCGACGGCGCAGCGCGCGCACCGCGCGCATCGCATCGTCGACCGTCTGATGGCGCGTCTGGATCGCACGAGCCTCCTGCTGCAGCGCGACACCCGTCCGCGGCACCAGCTGCTCCTCATCATCGAGCCACGCGGCCGACTCCGGGATCCACTCCATGAGCTCGCCGATGTACCGCGAGCCCGAGAGCACGCGTGTGAGGCTCTCGGCCGCCCCGGACGAGTCGCGCAGCATCCGCAGGAACCACGGGGTGTCGCCCAGCCGCTCGCTGAGCCGGCGGAACGCGAGCAGACCGTAGTCGGGGTCCACGCCGTCGGCGAACCATCGGATCATCACCGGCATCAGGTGCCGCTGGATGACCACCTTGCGGCTGATGCCGCTCGTGAGCGCGCCGATGTGCCGCAGCGCGCCGGCCGGATCGGTGAAGCCGATGGCCGCGAGGCGGTCGTGCGCCTGCTCGGGCGAGATCACGCGCTCCTCTTCGGGGAGCGAGGCCACAGCCGCCAGCAGGGGGCGGTAGAACAGCCGCACGTGGATCTCGCGGACGTCGCGCTTGGTGCGCTCCCACAGCTCCCACACGGCGTCGCCCGAGGACGCCAGTCCGGTCGCGCGGGCGAGGATCCGTCTGTCCTCGGGCTTGGCGGGCATGAGGTGCGTGCGGCGGAGCCCGCGCAGCTGCACGCGATGCTCGAGCACCCGCAGCACGCGATAGTGGTCCGAGAACGCGGACGCCTCGGCGCGTCCGATGTACCCCTGGGCGACGAGGGCGTCCAGCGCGTCGAGGGTGCCCCGCTGGCGGATGTCCTCGTCGGTGAGCCCGTGGACGAGCTGCAGCAGCTGCACGGTGAACTCGATGTCGCGGATGCCGCCCGGACCGAGCTTGATCTGGTACGGCACGTCGGCGGCCGGAATGTGCTCGGTGACGCGCTCGCGCATGCGCTGAACCGAGTCGACGAAGTTCTCCCGCGCGGCGCTCGTCCACACCTTCGGCTGGACGGCCGCGACATATG
This region of Microbacterium thalassium genomic DNA includes:
- a CDS encoding bifunctional [glutamine synthetase] adenylyltransferase/[glutamine synthetase]-adenylyl-L-tyrosine phosphorylase translates to MTASDRSSSLTRLARLGFSRLAEADGLLTELSDATGVGRDMLCEHSPTAADPDAALIALERIVRRDPRALAPLGSDDDAWRALWALLGASTGFADFYVRHPEEIADIVVRGRYLPTGDELRETLLEAVDDEDGFAADGGEASWIALRVRYRRMLARIAAYDLLEPSAVDALPAVAAALADAAAAALEASLSVARTRVTRGGAGAGLFPREEVAATRLAVIGMGKTGARELNYVSDVDVIFVADADPEATVDPGESRVVDIATRLAVQLMRGISEVEVEPPLWEVDANLRPEGKQGALVRTLDSHLSYYERWAKSWEFQALLKARPIAGSRELGDAYVAAVQPKVWTSAARENFVDSVQRMRERVTEHIPAADVPYQIKLGPGGIRDIEFTVQLLQLVHGLTDEDIRQRGTLDALDALVAQGYIGRAEASAFSDHYRVLRVLEHRVQLRGLRRTHLMPAKPEDRRILARATGLASSGDAVWELWERTKRDVREIHVRLFYRPLLAAVASLPEEERVISPEQAHDRLAAIGFTDPAGALRHIGALTSGISRKVVIQRHLMPVMIRWFADGVDPDYGLLAFRRLSERLGDTPWFLRMLRDSSGAAESLTRVLSGSRYIGELMEWIPESAAWLDDEEQLVPRTGVALQQEARAIQTRHQTVDDAMRAVRALRRRELLRTAIAGMVGVATIEDVARSLTTITEVTIQAALRAVRREVVPPEDAELDFSVIAMGRFGGSELGFGSDADVLYVYRANGVDPERAGRLATRIVQELRRHSEDHRVPLDLDADLRPEGRSGPMVRSLDSYTEYYHRWSLSWEAQALLRARGAAGSVKLIRDFMALADEVRYPAAADPQGLREIKRIKARVENERLPQGVDPRRHLKLGPGSLSDVEWLVQMLQLQHAHRIPEMRTTSTMAALRAAEAAGIVAPSDAERLSSAWRLASRLRSANTLLSGQTSDVLPTDRVRLDGIGRLLEYPPRSATQVEEAYMGATRRARRVFEKLFYG